TGCACTCCGCCGACGCCGGGCAGGCGTTCCGGCTCGCCGCCACCGGCCGGGCCCGCGGCGCCTTCAACCTCGCCGCCGAACCCGCCCTGGACGCCGCCGAGCTCGCCGACCTGCTCGGCGCCCGGACCGTGCGGGTGCCCGCGCGGGGCGTGCGGGCCGCGCTCGCCGCCGCCTGGAACCTGCACCTGGTGCCCGCCTCCCCCGCCCTGCTCGACCTGGCCCTGCAGATCCCGCTCATGGACACCGCCCGGGCCCGCGACGAACTCGGCTGGACGCCCCGCCACACCGCCCGCGAAGCGATCACCGAGTTCCTGGAAGGGCTGCGCACCGGCGCCGGCCGCGACACCCCGCCGCTGTCCCCCGAGACCGGCGGGCGGCTGCGCGGCCACGAGTTCGCCACCGGCGTCGGCCGCAAACCCTGACCGCTCCCCGACCGCCAGCCCCGCCACCACCTCGCCACGACCGGCGGCGCGGTCCGGCCCGACGGCCGGGCGCCGATCCGCCGCCCAACCGAACCGGAGGTCACCCCATGCCGACGATCACAGCCGAGCACCTGCACACCCTGCTGGCCTCCACCGACCGGGGAGCCGCACTCGTCGTCGTCGGCGGACGCGCCGCCGTCGTCCCGGCCGGCCCCGGCGGCGACGAGGACGCCATGGTGATCACGACGCGGGACGCCGTCATCGCCGAACTCGACACCGGCGCCAACGAGGAGCAGATCGAGGCCCTCGCCCAGCGGCTCGACACCGCCCTGGACAGCCTCGGCGGCTGACCCGCCGCGCGCGACGGCGCGCGGCGGGCCCGCCGCCCGCGTCAGTCGCGGCGGCGCCGGCGGTGGCTGGTGTCGCAGAACGGGTACGCGCGGCTGCGGCGGCACGCGCACAGCGCCACCAGCCACCGGTCCGACACCGCCGTCGACCCGTCCTCCATCACGACCTCCACCGGCCCCTCCACCAGGACCGGCCCGCCCGGCACCATCCGCACCCGCCGCCGCTCCCGGCCGCCCGGCCCCTCCCCGGCCGGATCCCCGGGACGGCCCGCTGCCGCCGAACGGGTCTCAGGCCGGGTCTCAGGCCGGGCCTCAGGCAGCCCACTGGTCGCGCTCATCGCCCGCCTCCTCCTCCATCCGGTCGGCGCGCACCACCACCAGGTCCTCGTGCCGCTGCCCGTCCACCAGCAGGCCGCGCGCCCGCAGCACGTCCGCGCGGCGCCGCATCACCGGCCCGAACGGCTCGCGGTGCCGCGCCACCACCGACGCCCGCATCCCCGCGCGGCGCAGCCCCACCAGCGTGGCCGCCACCCCGTTCAGCGCCGAATGCACCACCAGCAGCGTCCCCGACGGCGACAGATGCCGGGGGGCCTGCGCGCAGATCCGGTCCAGCAGCACCCGGCCGTCCGGGCCCGCCTCCCACGCCCGCGCCCGCCCCCGCACCGACTCCGGGTCGATCTCCCCGGCCACGTACGGGGGGTTGGCGACGATCACGTCGAACTGCTCCCCCGCGACCGGCGCGAACATGTCCCCGCGCAGCACCCGCACCGGCAGCCCCCGCATCCGCGCGTTCACCCGCGCCGCCAGCACCGCCTGCGACGAGGCGTCCACCGCGACGACCTGGCAGCCCGCCCGCGCCGCGGCCAGCGCGACCGCGCCCGTCCCGGTGCCGAGCTCCAGGACCCGCGCCCCCGGCGGCGCCCCCGCCCGCGACAGCGACCTCAGCAGCGCCCGCGTCAGCAGCGAGGTGTCGGCCTGCGGCCGGTACACGCCCGGCGGCCTGAAAAGCATCATCGCCCGCCCTCCCCCTTCACCCGGCCACCGGCGCGGCCGCCGGCGCGTCACCCACCACATCGGCCCCGATCCCGGGGCCCGCGTCCACCGCATCGGCGAGCGGGCGCCGCAGCGCCGAGCGGCCCGCCCGCCAGCACCCCAGCAGATGGTCGCCCAACCGGCCCTCCAGCAGACCCGTCGCGCGGACCCCCAGGACCACGTCCCCCGCCAGGCCCGGCTCGGCCTCCAGCAGCCCGCCGATCACCTCGTGGCGCAGCACCTGCTCGTGGACGGCGTCGGCCTCGATGTGCTCGGTGTGGAACAGCAGGGCGCGCGGACCGGCGCCCAGCCGCTCCAGCGCCCGCGCCATCCGCCGCGCCGACGGCGCCGTGGTGATCTCCGCCGCGGCGAAGTGCCCCACCAGCGCGGCCCGCAGCGACCGGTGCAGCCCGAACAGCGACATCATGTTCACCGTCGCCAGCATCACCGCCGGCGCCGCGTCCACGTACGCGCCGTAGGACGGGTCGAGGCCCAGCTCGTCCAGCAGATCGGCGTACAGGCCCTGGTGCGTCATCTCCGCACGGCCGC
The sequence above is a segment of the Actinomadura coerulea genome. Coding sequences within it:
- a CDS encoding HemK2/MTQ2 family protein methyltransferase; amino-acid sequence: MMLFRPPGVYRPQADTSLLTRALLRSLSRAGAPPGARVLELGTGTGAVALAAARAGCQVVAVDASSQAVLAARVNARMRGLPVRVLRGDMFAPVAGEQFDVIVANPPYVAGEIDPESVRGRARAWEAGPDGRVLLDRICAQAPRHLSPSGTLLVVHSALNGVAATLVGLRRAGMRASVVARHREPFGPVMRRRADVLRARGLLVDGQRHEDLVVVRADRMEEEAGDERDQWAA
- a CDS encoding CDGSH iron-sulfur domain-containing protein; the protein is MSATSGLPEARPETRPETRSAAAGRPGDPAGEGPGGRERRRVRMVPGGPVLVEGPVEVVMEDGSTAVSDRWLVALCACRRSRAYPFCDTSHRRRRRD